In a genomic window of Sarcophilus harrisii chromosome 4, mSarHar1.11, whole genome shotgun sequence:
- the CCR6 gene encoding C-C chemokine receptor type 6 yields MNEGPENSSNYEYFNDYSAIPTSTDYFFGDGVLCFMGDVRNFTMYFLPIAYSFICVFGLLGNILVVITFAFYKKAKSMTDVYLFNMAIADILFVLTLPFWAVNHATDSWKFSNIMCKLTTSIYAINFNCGMLLLTCISLDRYIAIVQATKCFRLRTRTLAYKKMICLMVWLFSIIISSSTFIINQKYTIQGREVCEAKYHVTSKAVKWKILTLSLQLLFGFFIPLMFMIFCYMFIVKTLVQANNSKRHKAIRVIIVVVLVFLVCQVPHNMVLLVVANNTGRQRSCSDEKLIAYTRSVTEVLAFLHCCLNPVLYAFIGQKFRNYFLKIMKDLWCVGRKYKSAGFSCSKIYSESYISRQTSETFENENASSFTM; encoded by the exons ATGAATGAG GGACCAGAAAATTCAAGCAACTATGAATACTTCAATGATTATAGTGCCATTCCTACCAGTACGGATTATTTCTTTGGTGATGGAGTGCTTTGTTTTATGGGGGATGTCAGAAACTTCACAATGTATTTTTTACCAATTGCATACTCCTTTATCTGTGTCTTTGGCCTTCTGGGGAACATTTTAGTGGTGATCACCTTTGCTTTCTACAAGAAAGCCAAATCCATGACTGATGTCTATCTCTTTAATATGGCCATAGCAGACATATTATTTGTTCTTACTCTTCCATTCTGGGCTGTAAATCATGCTACAGATTCATGGAAATTTAGCAACATTATGTGCAAACTGACTACAAGTATATATGCCATCAACTTTAACTGTGGAATGCTTCTCTTAACTTGTATCAGCCTGGACCGATACATTGCTATTGTACAGGCAACCAAGTGTTTTAGGCTTCGAACACGGACATTAGCATACAAGAAGATGATCTGTCTGATGGTGTGGCTCTTCTCAATCATAATCTCTAGCTCAACTTTTATAATCAACCAAAAATACACAATACAGGGGAGGGAGGTATGTGAAGCCAAATACCACGTGACGTCCAAGGCAGTCAAATGGAAAATACTCACTTTGTCTCTTCAACttctttttggtttctttattcCTTTGATGTTCATGATATTCTGCTACATGTTCATTGTCAAAACTTTAGTGCAGGCTAACAATTCTAAGCGGCATAAAGCCATTCGGGTGATTATTGTGGTGGTCCTCGTTTTTTTGGTCTGCCAAGTGCCCCATAACATGGTTCTTCTGGTGGTTGCTAACAATACAGGTCGGCAAAGATCCTGCAGTGATGAGAAGCTCATAGCTTATACAAGGAGTGTCACAGAAGTTCTGGCTTTCCTGCACTGCTGCCTCAACCCAGTACTTTATGCATTCATTGGGCAGAAATTTAGGAATTACTTTCTGAAGATTATGAAGGATCTATGGTGTGTGGGCAGGAAATATAAATCAGCAGGCTTCTCTTGCTCTAAGATCTATTCTGAAAGCTACATTTCTAGACAGACTAGTGAAACCTTTGAGAATGAGAATGCTTCATCTTTTACTATGTAG